From the genome of Malus domestica chromosome 04, GDT2T_hap1, one region includes:
- the LOC139194980 gene encoding uncharacterized protein, protein MELLDKEEQEWQVGTSTSQHESKESCREELDRAIQMAECIYDLDGPDDLPESPELVEFLCTEPDKPPPKVQDPLEVINLGTNEDPRPIQISGLLGVDDRARIICLLQEFKDCFAWHYTEMPGLDPTLVEHRMPINEGYKPVKQAPRRMSNEIEEKVKEEIERLVKAGFIRPAKYVEWLANIVPVLKAVTKAVRCCVDYRNINGATPKDEYPMPMADLSIDAVAKHKVLSFMDGNAGYNQIKMAPEDIHKTTFRCPGYVGAYEYLVMPFGLKNAGATYQRAMNAIFHDLIGQSMEVYIDDIVVKSKTEEQHLEDLKQTLARMRIHKLKMNPKKCAFGVRAGNFLGFLVHQKGVEVDKNKSRAIMESPSPTNKVQLQRLLGKINFLRRFIANLAGKIQPPTPLLRLKDKENFEWGPPHQQAFDSIKAYLTSPPVLVPPQRGKPLKLYISASEKSIGNLLAQNNEGGKEQAVYYLSRILTEVETRAVKGQAIADFLTEHQESPSEVINIPGSLEVTSIWIPPREDISGKEDWVQQEIRRVVGLWITHWKLYFDGSHTQKASGAGIIIVNPQGVYHYYSFLLDYQGNTNNRAEYEALIIGLEILMDLGAVEVEVFGDSELVINQLNGEFKCRHITMAGYYLAATQLLSFWDSEISVNHVPRGSNLAANEMAQLASRVPIQERKYGVDVEIQRRNLPSILERGFSLDIMVLEAEIEDWRSHIVHHLKDPSSPTSKKDRQQATKYVLWAKNLLRKTPDGLLLKCLGQEQSMRVMA, encoded by the exons atgGAGCTCTTGGACAAGGAAGAGCAGGAATGGCAGGTGGGAACTTCAACCAGCCAGCATGAAAGCAAGGAATCTTGCAGAGAAGAACTGGATagggccattcaaatggccgagtGCATATATGATCTAGACGGGCCAGACGACTTGCCCGAGAGCCCGGAGCTGGTCGAATTTTTGTGTACAGAACCGGATAAGCCACCACCAAAAGTCCAGGATCCTCTGGAAGTTATTAATTTAGGAACAAATGAGGATCCGAGACCAATACAGATCAGTGGTTTATTGGGGGTTGATGATCGGGCAAGGATTATTtgtcttttgcaagaattcaaagactgttttgcttggcattataccGAGATGCCAGGGTTAGATCcaaccttggtggaacatagaatgcccatcaaTGAGGGATATAAACCTGTCAAGCAAGCACCACGGAGGATGTCAAATGAGATAgaagaaaaagtcaaagaagagattgaaaggctagtgaaagctggctttatcagaccagccaaatatgtggagtggttggccaacattgtacccgttttaaaagctgTAACAAAAGCGGTACGATGTTGTGtggattacagaaatattaatggcgctACACCAAAGGATGAGTATCCCATGCCAATGGCCGatttatccatagatgcagtagcaaaGCATAAAGtcctatcttttatggatgggaatgccgggtataatcagataaagatggctccagaagatatacataaaacaacttttaggtgtcccggttatgtgggggcatatgaatatctggtcatgccattcgggctcaagaaCGCTGGTGCAACTTACCAgagggcaatgaatgccatctttcatgatCTGATTGGCCAGAGTATGGAGGTATACATCGATGACATAGTGGTGAAGTCCAAGACAGAAGAACAGCATCTGGAAGATCTCAAACAGACATTAGCAAGGATGAGGatccacaaattgaagatgaatccaaagaagtgtgcgtttggagtaagagcaggcaacttcttgggattcctAGTGCATCAAAAAGGTGTAGAAGTGGATAAGAACAAATctcgggcaataatggagtcaCCTTCACCCACCAACAAGGTGCAACTCCAGAGGTTACTGGGCAAAATTAACTTCTTGAGaagattcattgctaatttagcAGGCAAGATCCAGCCGCCGACTCCCTTACTAAGATTAAAAGATAAAGAGAACTTCGAATGGGGACCACCACACCAACAGGCCTTTGACAGCATCAAGGCctatttgacttctccaccagtgttggtgccccctcaaaggggaaaacccttGAAGCTGTATATTTCTGCCTCTGAAAAGTCAATCGGGAATTTGctagcccaaaataatgaaggTGGGAAGGAGCAGGCagtgtactacctcagtagaattctgaccgaggtagagACAAG GGCAGTCAAAGGTCAAGCAATTGCCGACTTCCTGACCGAGCATCAAGAATCTCCAAGTGAGGTGATCAATATCCCGGGAAGCTTAGAGGTTACTAGCATTTGGATCCCGCCAAGAGAAGATATTTCGGGCAAAGAAGACTGGGTCCAGCAAGAGATAAGAAGAGTAGTTGGTCTCTGGATCACTCATTGGAAGTTGTATTTCGATGGATCCCACACTCAGAAGGCTTCAGGAGCGGGAATTATAATTGTAAACCCTCAGGgagtttatcattattattcatttctcTTGGACTACCAAGGAAATACTAataatcgggcagagtatgaggccttaattattggtctggaaatcttgatggatctgGGGGCAGTAGAGGTAGAGGTCTTTGGGGATTCAGAGTTGGTAATAAACCAGTTAAATGGGgagttcaagtgcagacatattACCATggcggggtattacttggcagctaCGCAATTATTGAGTTTCTGGGATTCTGAGATATCGGTCAATCATGTTCCCAGAGGATCCAACTTAGCGGCCAACGAGATGGCACAACTAGCCTCAAGAGTGCCAATACAGGAGAGGAAATATGGGGTAGATGTCGAGATCCAAAGAAGAAACCTTCCTTCCATCTTAGAAAGGGGATTCAGTCTAGATATAATGGTATTAGAGGCCGAAATAGAAGATTGGAGGTCACATAtcgttcatcatttgaaggatCCTTCTTCGCCTACAAGCAAGAAGGATAgacagcaagcaaccaagtatgtcttatgggcgaaGAACTTGCTAAGAAAAACTCCAGATGGGTTACTGTTGAAATGCTTGGGCCAAGAACAATCCATGAGGGTGATGGCCTaa
- the LOC139194981 gene encoding uncharacterized protein, producing MVFSRPNSSLANHLKPIYVTAHLEGVPFKRILIDGGEAVNVLPAKQMKKMGRGTEDLIPTYLTVSSFSGAITKTHGILPLEVNLGSKQIMLAFFVVDCTSTYGALLGRDWIHQSLANPLLFINKWLFIMKRAQKDQAFGRW from the coding sequence ATGGTGTTTAGCCGCCCGAACAGCTCATTGGCCAATCATCTGAAACCCATATATGTTACAGCTCACTTAGAAGGTGTGCCCTTCAAAAGAATTCTAATTGATGGAGGAGAAGCTGTTAATGTGTTACCAGCCAAGCAGATGAAGAAAATGGGAAGAGGCACGGAGGATCTTATTCCCACATACCTCACGGTCTCTAGCTTCTCAGGCGCTATCACCAagactcatgggatattgcctCTAGAAGTGAATTTGGGATCTAAACAGATAatgctggcattctttgtggtggactgcACTTCCACTTATGGGGCTTTACtcggaagagattggatccaccaaagtTTGGCCAACCCTCTactcttcatcaacaagtggTTGTTTATCATGAAGCGGGCACAGAAGgaccaggcttttgggagatggtag
- the LOC103444765 gene encoding protein STAY-GREEN homolog, chloroplastic-like: protein MGALTAASVLPWDFKPSVSLSRHRGSLFHYTRTPKKRNRAVVPVARLFGPAIFEASKLKVLFLGVDEKKHPGKLPRTYTLTHSDITSKLTLAISQTIDNSQLQGWYSKLQRDEVVAQWKKVKDKMSLHVHCHISGGHFLLDLFARLRYFIFCKELPVVLKAFVHGDGNLFNSYPELQDAMVWIYFHSSIPEFNKVECWGPLVDAAAPSSGSSGGAHHQENNSGGEGEEATSPSNWDLPETCQEECNCCFPQLTSIAWSQELPRINQTRVGTHQSFQGQTQETN, encoded by the exons atgggaGCTTTGACTGCTGCTTCTGTGCTTCCTTGGGATTTCAAGccttcagtctctctctctcgtcatAGAGGCTCTTTGTTTCACTATACAAGAACTCCCAAGAAAAGAAACAGGGCCGTAGTTCCT GTTGCGAGGCTATTTGGGCCAGCAATATTTGAAGCATCGAAGCTGAAGGTTCTGTTTTTAGGAGTGGATGAAAAGAAGCACCCAGGGAAGCTTCCAAGAACTTACACACTCACTCATAGTGATATCACCTCAAAGCTCACTCTGGCAATTTCACAAACAATCGACAACTCTCAG TTGCAAGGGTGGTACAGCAAGTTGCAAAGGGATGAAGTTGTTGCTCAGTGGAAGAAAGTTAAGGACAAGATGTCTCTCCATGTTCACTGTCACATAAGTGGAGGTCATTTCCTCTTAGATTTGTTTGCAAGGCTCAGATACTTCATCTTCTGCAAAGAATTACCTGTG GTTTTGAAGGCCTTTGTCCATGGGGACGGCAACTTGTTCAACAGCTACCCAGAACTGCAGGACGCTATGGTATGGATCTACTTCCACTCGAGCATTCCCGAATTCAACAAGGTGGAGTGCTGGGGCCCACTAGTCGACGCAGCAGCACCTTCAAGTGGGTCATCAGGCGGTGCCCACCACCAGGAAAACAACAGCGGCGGGGAGGGGGAGGAGGCAACTTCTCCAAGCAACTGGGACTTGCCAGAGACGTGTCAAGAGGAGTGCAACTGTTGCTTCCCACAACTGACTTCGATTGCATGGTCCCAAGAGCTTCCCCGTATAAATCAAACTAGGGTTGGGACCCACCAGAGCTTTCAGGGGCAAACCCAGGAAACAAACtaa
- the LOC103444764 gene encoding B-type cell cycle switch protein ccs52A-like — translation MEDTTPTTPSTPALLRTPQALHSLTPSRHIDRLINYNHHQSPSRTIYSDRFIPSRSGSNFPLFDISNTPSEGRDDSSSAYGTLLRAALFGPDSAGVVPPATPEKRSAIQMNPPSPNIFRFKTETRRSMHSLSPFGFDDVVTGVHHSPVKAPRKVPRSPYKVLDAPALQDDFYLNLVDWSSHNVLAVGLGNCVYLWNACSSKVTKLCDLGIDDSVCSVGWAQRGTHLAVGTSNGKVQIWDASRCRRVRTMEGHRLRVGALAWSSSMLSSGSRDKTILQRDIRAQDDFVSKLSGHKSEVCGLKWSYDNRELASGGNDNRLFVWNQHSTQPVLKYCEHTAAVKAIAWSPHQHGLLASGGGTADRCIRFWNTTTNSHLSCMDTGSQVCNLVWSKNVNELVSTHGYSQNQIIVWRYPTMSKLATLTGHSYRVLYLAISPDGQTIVTGAGDETLRFWNVFPSPKSQNTESEIGASSLGRTVIR, via the exons ATGGAGGATACCACTCCCACAACCCCATCGACTCCGGCTCTGCTCCGCACTCCTCAGGCACTACATTCCCTAACCCCATCTCGGCACATCGACCGCCTGATCAACTACAACCACCACCAATCGCCGTCCAGGACCATCTACTCCGATAGGTTCATCCCCAGTAGATCCGGTTCCAACTTCCCCCTCTTCGACATCTCCAATACTCCATCCGAGGGCCGCGATGACTCGTCAAGCGCCTACGGTACTCTCCTACGCGCTGCCCTCTTTGGACCTGACTCCGCCGGCGTCGTTCCTCCGGCGACTCCCGAGAAAAGGAGCGCGATTCAGATGAACCCGCCCAGCCCCAACATCTTCCGGTTCAAGACCGAGACTCGCCGGTCAATGCACTCGCTTTCCCCTTTTGGGTTCGATGATGTGGTCACCGGAGTTCACCATAGCCCCGTCAAGGCTCCTCGGAAGGTTCCCCGGTCGCCTTATAAG GTTTTGGATGCACCTGCTTTGCAGGACGATTTCTATCTGAATCTTGTCGATTGGTCTTCGCACAATGTGCTTGCTGTTGGGTTGGGAAATTGTGTTTATTTATGGAATGCTTGTAGTAGCAAG GTAACTAAGTTATGTGACTTGGGGATTGATGATAGTGTCTGTTCCGTTGGCTGGGCTCAACGTGGAACTCATCTTGCGGTTGGAACTAGCAATGGGAAAGTCCAA ATATGGGATGCATCCCGGTGTAGGAGGGTAAGAACCATGGAGGGCCACCGACTACGCGTTGGCGCCTTAGCCTGGAGTTCATCTATGCTGTCTTCTGGTAGCCGGGACAAAACTATTCTTCAACGTGATATTCGTGCTCAGGACGATTTTGTTAGCAAACTTTCCGGACACAAGTCAGAG GTTTGTGGACTGAAATGGTCATATGATAATCGTGAGCTGGCATCAGGCGGGAATGATAACAGG CTTTTTGTTTGGAATCAACATTCAACTCAACCGGTGCTCAAATACTGTGAGCATACTGCAGCTGTGAAAGCCATTGCATGGTCTCCACATCAGCATGGGCTTCTTGCATCTGGAGGAGGAACAGCAGACCGATGTATTCGTTTCTGGAATACTACCACCAACTCACACTTGAGCTGCATGGACACTGGAAGTCAG GTTTGCAATCTTGTGTGGTCTAAAAATGTCAATGAACTAGTCAGCACCCATGGATACTCCCAAAATCAAATAATAGTTTGGAGATATCCCACCATGTCAAAG CTGGCAACTCTTACGGGCCATTCATACAGAGTTCTTTATCTTGCCATCTCACCTGATGGACAG ACAATTGTCACTGGAGCAGGAGATGAAACACTAAGATTTTGGAATGTGTTTCCTTCCCCCAAGTCCCAG AACACGGAAAGTGAAATTGGAGCATCATCGCTTGGAAGAACTGTTATCCGGTGA